The sequence below is a genomic window from Pleurocapsa sp. PCC 7327.
TAAGCCCGACTGAAATTCTGGCAGGTATAGCAGGGACAAGTCGGATCGAGGGGGGTAAAATCTTCCCGAAACTGGGCATTTTTGAGATTTAGGCGCTCTCCTCGAACTAATGCTGCCCCGTGACGACCAAAGCGAGTCGGAATCACGCAGTCAAATAAATCGATTCCAGAGGCGATCGCTACTACCATCTCTTTATAAGTTCCCACTCCCATCAGATAGCGAGGTTTTTCTGGCGGCAGCATGGGAGCTGTTATCCGAACGATTTTATGGATTAGTTCCGGTTCTTCGCCTACACTCACGCCGCCAATGGCATATCCGGGTAAGTCCAACTTAACTAGAGATTCCGCAGCAGCACAGCGCAAGTCTGGATAAATTCCTCCCTGAACGATGCCAAAAAGGGCTTGTTCTTGCGGGCGTTGATGGGCGTTGAGGCAGCGTTCCAGCCAACGGTAAGTCCGTTCCGTTGCTGCGACGACTTCCTCGTGCGCCGCACCAGCAGGCGGACATTCATCGAATGCCATAATCACATCTGCACCCAAGGCATTCTGGATTTGAATCGAACGTTCTGGAGTGAGTTGGATAATGCGTCCATCCCTGGGAGAGCGAAATGTCACGCCAGATTCATCGATTTGGCGGAGTTCGCTCAAGCTAAATACCTGAAACCCTCCCGAATCGGTCAGAATTGGACCCTGCCATCCCATGAACTCGTGCAATCCTCCTGCCTTCTCTACAATCGCTTCTCCGGGTTGTAGGTGCAGGTGATAGGTATTAGCCAGTATCATCTGTGCCCCAGTCGTTTGTATTTGTGCTGGGGTCAATCCCTTAACTGTTGCCAGCGTTCCCACCGGCATAAATCGAGGCGTTTCTACGCAACCGTGCGGCGTATGCCAAATTCCCGCTCTTGCTCCCGTTTGACGACAGGAGGCACGACATTCAAAGGAAAATCCCACTTAATCTGTTACCAGTTACCGGTTACTGGTTATTAATTACTATTATTAACTATACTACCTAACATTTTAGTGTTTGCTGGTCGCTGAATTTAAAACGGGCAATCGTCGTCTTCATCATCGAGTTGTACGTCCCACCTGGCTGAAAGGACTTGCGCGACCATAGCTTCGAGGGTAGCTGCATCAATATTGCTCGTAACTTCTGGATCTTGCAAAGTGTTGGCAACAGGAATGAGGCGCAGTTGGCGATTGTCTTGAATGAGATCGAAGTAGGTTTCTTTTTCTAACGATTGATGAAGCTGTAAATAGTCAAAACTTAAAACGTTAAGATATAGCTTGCGGTTGGCTACGAGTGTGGCTCGATCTGGATCGACAAAAACTTCTAGAACCCATCCTTCTCCTTCGCTTTGTAGCTGACCGTCTAGAGTATGAATGTAACGAACGCGACCCAAATCGCTAAGTAAACGTTGTATGTCGGCTTTATTGACAATCGTACCGGAATCGATAATGCAAGGGGCGGGTAGGTGGTGCGCGGATTGTTCCTGACTCATAGGAAATAGCCTTTAATGGTAATTGTCTTGACAGCCCAAGGGGGGAATTCTATGCATATCCCGATCTTGAATCCGGTAAGCTACGACACAATCTTAGCCCAAGATGTCCTGACTGTTTCTTAAAGTTTTAGATAAAGATAATTTATGAAGGGAGTGGATTGGAAAATCATATCGCGCTGGCGAGAACGACAAACAACCTCTTTTTTTGGTGCTGTTACCTTTTATACCATAATACGGCTCCCAAAAAACTGGCAGCTAGAATTTCGACGGATTGCTCGTTGGGCGCCTTGCATTGGGTCGATCGTAGGAGGATTGTTAGGGCTAGCTGACGGGGTTTTGCAGCGACTGGGATTTTCAGTCTTAACTCGTAGCGTTTTGATTATTACTCTTTGGATTGCACTGACGGGAGGACTTCACCTCGATGGCGCGATGGATGCAGCTGATGGGTTGGCTGTTGGCGATCGCGATCGCCGACTAGAGGTCATGAAAGATAGTGCGACGGGAGCTTTTGGCGTAATGGCAGCCCTCGTCGTATTGGCGATCAAAACGGCGGCTTTGTATGATTTGGAGTCTTACCGCTGGCTGGGATTGATGGGTGCTGCTGGATGGGGACGTTGGGGACAAGTAGCCGCGATCGCCTTTTATCCTTATCTCAGACCGACAGGAAAAGGAGCCTTTCATAAACAAAGTCTGCGCCTGCCCCAAGATCTTCTATTCGGTCTTGTCTTTTTATTGAGTCTTGGCGGACTTCCCTACTTACTCGACCCTCATCAATGGTGGCTGGGATTGGGAATGACGGTGGTTGGAGGCGCGATCGCGCTTTTATCCGGTTTCTGGTTCTATCGCCAGTTTGGCGGACACACGGGCGATACTTACGGCGCAGTTGTCGAGTGGACGGAAGCGCTATCGCTTTGCTTTTTTACTGTCTTTTTCTAACAGCAGCTTTTTCTTCTAACTTACGACTTTTACTTCACTGGTCGCAAGCGAGTCATTTTTAGCTTAAAATTGCCGCTTCCCGTTTCTCCAAAGGCGCGAACGCGAATGATGTAGTTTCCCGTCTCTGTAATTCGCGCAAACAGAAGCGAATTTGTCGATCCATCCGGTCCGTCGTCATTTTCTGCTACCGTCGAACCGTCGGCGGCAAGCAGGACGATAATGCTATCAAAATCATCGGAAGTTAGGTCGATCGCTACCTGATCTCCCTCTTCTAGCTGCACGAAATAATCGCGAGCAAACCCTCCTTCGCCTGTGGGGATATCTCGCTCGGTAAGCTTATCGGAGATTTCGGAATTGGTGGGCATGGGAAGCGGATTATATAGCTTCTCCTGTGCCTTCACTGGCACGGTTTTCAGTCCTATCAGTAGTGAAAGCGTCCCAAATACTAAGGGCAAATGCCAACGATTGACGCAGAGGATAGCCATACACAATTCGGTCGCTCGATCTTAAACCTATTCATTTTGACACTCCCACCGATAAATTGGGGGATTCTTGCTTTATCGGGTAAGGCGCGCTTAAAATCATCTTTGATTCCGAGCAACGTCCAGATTTCCCTCGGCAAGCTACTATTTAACGTCCACTGGCTGTCCGACAGCAGACAAAAAATTTAACTTTCCTTTCTTCAGACTATATCGCGACAGATACTTAAACGCCAGACGCACGTTCCAGCAACGTGTCCTCCCCTGTTACTAAGTATTTTTTCTTAGTTTGACTTTCTGACTACTGAGAATCACTAATTTTGCCTCTCGTGGCACTCATGGATGCGTTGATTTGTTCATTGTACCACGTCTGACCGTTATTCACGAGGCTCTTAAAGAGCCGTTCACCTTCTATCAAGTGTCCGAGGGGCGGGAGAAGATAGAATTATATCGTTTTGAGAAATTCCTGCTATAAATCACCCTTTTCCCACACCTCTCACTCTTTTATCTCTCATCTTCTGCAAGGATTTACAGAAATTGATTTTAGGTTCTTCTTATTGACTTATAGCAAGATAACTTGGCTAAAATCAACCAAAACGACCGCTGACGTAATCTCTAGTCGCTTCTTGGATGGGATTTTGGAAAATTGTTTCAGTTCGGTCATATTCGACCAAATAACCAACTTTTCCTCCCTTGGGAGTAGCTTCTGCATTATAGAAAGCCGTGTAATCGGATACCCGTGACGCTTGTTGCATGTTGTGGGTGACGATGATGATGGTATATTGCTGTTTCAACTCGTGAATTAACTCTTCCACCTTTAAAGTAGAAATGGGGTCTAGGGCGGAACAGGGTTCGTCCATTAAAATGACTTCCGGTTGAATCGCGATCGCTCTGGCAATACATAAGCGTTGCTGCTGTCCGCCTGAGAGGGCAAGTCCGCTTTCTTTGAGCTTATCTTTAACTTCATCCCATAGGGCAGCTTTGCGCAGAGAATCCTCGACTAACTCGTCCATATTGCCTTGATAACCGTTAATCCGCGCGCCAAACGCAATATTTTCATAAATAGACTTAGGAAATGGATTCGGCTTCTGAAATACCATGCCAATGCGGCTGCGCAACGCCACGGGATCGACTTTTTTGTCATACATATCGCGTCCGCGAAAGGTAATTTTCCCTTCAACCCTTGCCCCTGGAATTAAGTCGTTCATGCGGTTAAAGCAGCGCAGAATCGTACTTTTTCCACATCCAGAAGGTCCGATAAACGCAACGACTTTGTTTTCTGGTATGTCGAGGGAAGTATCGCGAACGGCTAAATTAGAACCATAGTATACAGAAACATTCTGAACTCTTATAATCGCTTCGGTGATGACATTAGTAGAAGAAGAATCGGATAGCATAAGATTGAGCCAAAACTAATAGATGAGAAATAAATTCTAAATTTCTAAGTTAAAAGTTCCCAATTAATGAATTCAAACTCGCTTTTGGAACTTATTGCGTAAAATAATTGCTGTGGCATTCATTGCCAACAAAACAACCATCAAAACGATAATTCCCGCTGCTGCATTCACATGAAATTCTTTTTGGGGACGAGAAACCCAGTTAAAGATTTGAATGGGTAGTACGGTAAAAGAACTCTGTAAATTCTCTGGTAAAAATGAGACGAAGGTCAGCGCGCCAATAGTAATCAGAGGAGCTGTTTCTCCAATTGCCCGTGCCAAAGCCAGAATTGTTCCCGTTAAAATCCCTGGGAGAGCCACTGGAAAAATATGCTCGCGGATTACTTGCCAGCGAGTCGCGCCCAAGGCGAAACCTGCTAGTCGCAAGCTGTTAGGAACGGCACGTAATGATTCGCGGGTTGTGACGATGATAATCGGCAGTACCAACAAGGCGATCGTGAGAGAACCTGCCAGAATACTCCGCCCTCCCGTAATGGGTGCCATTACCCGAACGAAAAATCCTAACCCTAACAATCCATAGATAATGGAAGGAACCCCGGCTAAGTTAGCAATATTGATTTCAATGACCTTGGCTAAAAAGCTATCTCGCGCAAATTCTTCCAAATAAATTCCCGCCCCAACTCCGATGGGAAAAGCCAATAGCGCTACCAACCCTAACATCCAAACGGTTCCTGCTAGGGCAGATAAAATGCCTGCCTGTTCCGGTCTGCGGGAGGGAAAACTGCTTAGAAACGTCCAATTGAGGCGAGGTAAACCATCAATAAAGGTATCCAATAGTAAAACTGCTAATACGGCTAGCGATACAAATGTCGCCACCCAAACCAGGATTTCAAAAAACCGATCCACTCCATAGCGTTGGGCGCGATCGCTCTGAAAAAGCTCTTGGTCTTGCTGGCTTTTTCCTGAAAACAATCGAGTATTTGGACGTGTCATTCGTACTTCTCCCGGAAACGGCGAACGAACCAAAAGCTAAAAATATTGAGTGCCAGGGTGATGAGGAACAGGGTCATACCCACGGCAAAAATGGTCTTATAAGCGAGGGATCCTGCTGGCGTATCTCCCAAACTGACCTGCACGATAAAGGCTGTCATTGTCATTACGGGCACGAAGGGATTTAGTCCCAATCGAGGATTTTGACCGGCAGCGATGGTCACGATCATTGTTTCCCCAATTGCCCTAGAGATGGCTAAAATGAGCGAAGCGACAATTCCTGAAAGAGCGGCTGGCAAGACGACGGCAAGAATGGTTTCTCGCTTGGTTGCTCCCAGGGCATAAGCTCCCTCGCGCAAGCTGCGAGGAACGGCATAGATAGCGTCTTCACTTAAAGAAGCGACTAATGGAGTGATAGAAATTCCTAAAACTAGCCCGGCACTTAGGGCATTGAATCCCTGCAAACCGGGGATAAAGTTTTGCAATAAAGGAGTGACAAATAGTAAGGCAAAGTAGCCATAAACAACTGTGGGCACGCCCGCTAAAATTTCTAGACCGGGTTTGAGCCACTTACGTACCTGGGGACTAGCATACTCGCTTAAGCAAATAGCAGCTAGCAAGCCTAACGGTAAAGCGATCGCAATGGCAATAACGGAAGTCAGAAATGTCGCACTAATCAGGACGAAAATCCCAAATTGAGCGTTAGCAAACAGGGGAGTCCATTGCTTGTCGGTTAAAAACTTCCACAAGGGAACCGCTTGGAAAAACTCAATCGTCTCAAAGATTAGCGTCAGGACAATCCCGATGGTGGTAGCGATAGAAACCAAGGCAAACAAAGCAAAAATTGCTTTGACAGCTAATTCCATCCGTTCGCTCAATTGCCGCCGAGGTTGCCACAGGTTCGATCTAGACAACGGTAATTCTAAAGTCATAACGTGATAGATAAGGGGTGAAAGGCGAAAGGGAAAGGCTCCCTTGCCCTCCAAGTTAATAGCGTCTTGTTACTTTTTACTTCTCTTTTGCCAGAATATCTGCAAGTTTCACGCCTACTGCGGGTTCTCCGCCAAAGACGGTGCCTATTTTAGTAGTTTCTAAGCGCTCTTTTACTACTGCGAGAATATCATCGGGAAGCGGCACGTAGCCAGTCTCTTTAATCAGACCTTTATTGGCTGGATCGATCTGAAATTGAGCAAACGCTTTAACCGCAGGTTTGTCAAGGGAAGTTTTCTTGACGTAAATAAATTCTGGACGAGACAAAGGTTTGTAGCTACCGTCAGCAATCGTCGTTTCGCTTGGTTCTACGCAATTGCCATCCCCGCTATCGATCGCGACTAGCTTCAGTCTATCTTTGTTTTCTTCGAAGTAAGCATAACCGAAGAAGCCAAGACCGCCTTCATCGGAGGCTACCCCTTGAACGATTGTGTTGTCATCTTCGCTTGCGGTGAAGTCGCCTCGACTTTCGCCTTCTTCACCCACAATAGCAGCCGTAAAGTAGTCGTATGTACCGGAGTCAGTGCCTGCACCATACAAACCAAGACGTTTATTGGGAAAGCCTTCTCTAATTTGATTCCAGTTAGTGACTTTGCCTTGGGCAGCGGGTTCCCACATCTTCTTGAGTTCCTCTACTTTTAAGCAAGTTGCATAGTCGTTTGCCGGATTGACCACTACCGATAGACCGTCAAAAGCGACGGGGAGTTCGACATATTCAATGCCATTTTTCTGACATAGTTCGATTTCTTCTTTTTTGATCGGACGAGAAGCATTGGAAATATCGGTTTCTCCAGCACAGAATTTCTTAAACCCACCGCCAGTTCCAGATACTCCAACCGTCACTCTCACGTTGGGATTTGCCTTCATAAACTCTTCTGCCATCGCCTCCGAGATCGGAAAAACGGTGCTAGAACCGTCAACTAATACTGCACCGCTTAGGTTAGAAGCGGCAGGTTGACTGCTTTCTTGAGTTCCTGAGGGACTTGAGGTGGAATCAGGAGTGGTGGTAGTTTGATTTCCTCCGCCGCAGGCGGCTAAAGTTAAAGCTAATCCGATAGATGATAAACGAATGGAAAGCTGGCGTTTAGTTTTCTTAGAAAGGGTCATAAAGTTTTCTTCAGATGACGCATTTTTCAGGCAAGGCATGTTTTTGTAAATTCGTAACTTAAAAAACCTTATTGATTTTACGACACAGCCTAACTCTTGTTGGTAAACAAGAGGTTAAGAAAATTGCTTTGGATGTTAAGATTTTTTGGGGATTTGTTTAAATAGCTCAAATTAAACTTGTACTTTTGTCGTTAGCTTGAAGAACAATTAATCGTCTATTGGTAAAGCGTAGTCTCTAAAGAAAAGGTTGGAATATGCTATCAAAACTAGATTTTCTATT
It includes:
- the tgt gene encoding tRNA guanosine(34) transglycosylase Tgt, giving the protein MGFSFECRASCRQTGARAGIWHTPHGCVETPRFMPVGTLATVKGLTPAQIQTTGAQMILANTYHLHLQPGEAIVEKAGGLHEFMGWQGPILTDSGGFQVFSLSELRQIDESGVTFRSPRDGRIIQLTPERSIQIQNALGADVIMAFDECPPAGAAHEEVVAATERTYRWLERCLNAHQRPQEQALFGIVQGGIYPDLRCAAAESLVKLDLPGYAIGGVSVGEEPELIHKIVRITAPMLPPEKPRYLMGVGTYKEMVVAIASGIDLFDCVIPTRFGRHGAALVRGERLNLKNAQFREDFTPLDPTCPCYTCQNFSRAYLNHLVKSREMLGYILLSLHNISELVRFTQQIREAILRDRFVEEFGSWLDDR
- the cobS gene encoding adenosylcobinamide-GDP ribazoletransferase; this encodes MKGVDWKIISRWRERQTTSFFGAVTFYTIIRLPKNWQLEFRRIARWAPCIGSIVGGLLGLADGVLQRLGFSVLTRSVLIITLWIALTGGLHLDGAMDAADGLAVGDRDRRLEVMKDSATGAFGVMAALVVLAIKTAALYDLESYRWLGLMGAAGWGRWGQVAAIAFYPYLRPTGKGAFHKQSLRLPQDLLFGLVFLLSLGGLPYLLDPHQWWLGLGMTVVGGAIALLSGFWFYRQFGGHTGDTYGAVVEWTEALSLCFFTVFF
- a CDS encoding PPC domain-containing protein gives rise to the protein MAILCVNRWHLPLVFGTLSLLIGLKTVPVKAQEKLYNPLPMPTNSEISDKLTERDIPTGEGGFARDYFVQLEEGDQVAIDLTSDDFDSIIVLLAADGSTVAENDDGPDGSTNSLLFARITETGNYIIRVRAFGETGSGNFKLKMTRLRPVK
- the pstB gene encoding phosphate ABC transporter ATP-binding protein PstB, which codes for MLSDSSSTNVITEAIIRVQNVSVYYGSNLAVRDTSLDIPENKVVAFIGPSGCGKSTILRCFNRMNDLIPGARVEGKITFRGRDMYDKKVDPVALRSRIGMVFQKPNPFPKSIYENIAFGARINGYQGNMDELVEDSLRKAALWDEVKDKLKESGLALSGGQQQRLCIARAIAIQPEVILMDEPCSALDPISTLKVEELIHELKQQYTIIIVTHNMQQASRVSDYTAFYNAEATPKGGKVGYLVEYDRTETIFQNPIQEATRDYVSGRFG
- the pstA gene encoding phosphate ABC transporter permease PstA gives rise to the protein MTRPNTRLFSGKSQQDQELFQSDRAQRYGVDRFFEILVWVATFVSLAVLAVLLLDTFIDGLPRLNWTFLSSFPSRRPEQAGILSALAGTVWMLGLVALLAFPIGVGAGIYLEEFARDSFLAKVIEINIANLAGVPSIIYGLLGLGFFVRVMAPITGGRSILAGSLTIALLVLPIIIVTTRESLRAVPNSLRLAGFALGATRWQVIREHIFPVALPGILTGTILALARAIGETAPLITIGALTFVSFLPENLQSSFTVLPIQIFNWVSRPQKEFHVNAAAGIIVLMVVLLAMNATAIILRNKFQKRV
- the pstC gene encoding phosphate ABC transporter permease subunit PstC, with protein sequence MTLELPLSRSNLWQPRRQLSERMELAVKAIFALFALVSIATTIGIVLTLIFETIEFFQAVPLWKFLTDKQWTPLFANAQFGIFVLISATFLTSVIAIAIALPLGLLAAICLSEYASPQVRKWLKPGLEILAGVPTVVYGYFALLFVTPLLQNFIPGLQGFNALSAGLVLGISITPLVASLSEDAIYAVPRSLREGAYALGATKRETILAVVLPAALSGIVASLILAISRAIGETMIVTIAAGQNPRLGLNPFVPVMTMTAFIVQVSLGDTPAGSLAYKTIFAVGMTLFLITLALNIFSFWFVRRFREKYE
- a CDS encoding PstS family phosphate ABC transporter substrate-binding protein, whose translation is MTLSKKTKRQLSIRLSSIGLALTLAACGGGNQTTTTPDSTSSPSGTQESSQPAASNLSGAVLVDGSSTVFPISEAMAEEFMKANPNVRVTVGVSGTGGGFKKFCAGETDISNASRPIKKEEIELCQKNGIEYVELPVAFDGLSVVVNPANDYATCLKVEELKKMWEPAAQGKVTNWNQIREGFPNKRLGLYGAGTDSGTYDYFTAAIVGEEGESRGDFTASEDDNTIVQGVASDEGGLGFFGYAYFEENKDRLKLVAIDSGDGNCVEPSETTIADGSYKPLSRPEFIYVKKTSLDKPAVKAFAQFQIDPANKGLIKETGYVPLPDDILAVVKERLETTKIGTVFGGEPAVGVKLADILAKEK